In one window of Drosophila mauritiana strain mau12 chromosome X, ASM438214v1, whole genome shotgun sequence DNA:
- the LOC117146785 gene encoding sodium leak channel non-selective protein isoform X1, with amino-acid sequence MIDRLQIRRLGAAARNKRAGGGAGGGAVGSGGAGGGGGGGAGAVPGASGAAGTGPTTGASATAAASGSSGSVGHHQHHHHSHPYSTSGINTPATASTSSSSGNSLTPQQQQQQQHPHHQSHHGHHYAHHQQHTHHHAPSHSHHPHPHPHGHPHSYSHLRHSQPASASQFSFNPSPGSSPGNGLGLGARQDAASALNSPTTIVNSGSGSGGGSSVAFGMQPQQQQQSLAGGGGGGSSATAAPSSGGGHNNGAGLGPVVGGGGGGLNLLGGLGGMGGMGGGAAAAGMGICGGISSTVGSAAITGVPPIGLGIATGIGNKIMLGRKQSLKGGEPFLADYGPEESLNESADIEWVNKLWVRRLMRLCALVSLTSVSLNTPKTFERYPSLQFITFASDTAVTLLFTAEMIAKMHIRGVLHGEVPYLKDHWCQFDASMVSFLWISIILQIFEVLEIVPKFSYLSIMRAPRPLIMIRFLRVFLKFSMPKSRINQIFKRSSQQIYNVTLFFLFFMSLYGLLGVQFFGELKNHCVMNNTEYDLYKRPILTINSLAIPDTFCSMDPDSGYQCSPGMVCMKMDFLSSYVIGFNGFEDIATSIFTVYQAASQEGWVFIMYRAIDSLPAWRAAFYFSTMIFFLAWLVKNVFIAVITETFNEIRVQFQQMWGARGHIQKTAASQILSGNDTGWRLVTIDDNKHGGLAPETCHAILRSPYFRMLVMSVILANGIVTATMTFKHDGRPRDVFYERYYYIELVFTCLLDLETLFKIYCLGWRGYYKHSIHKFELLLAAGTTLHIVPMFYPSGLTYFQVLRVVRLIKASPMLEGFVYKIFGPGKKLGSLIIFTMCLLIISSSISMQLFCFLCDFTKFESFPEAFMSMFQILTQEAWVEVMDETMIRTSKTLTPLVAVYFILYHLFVTLIVLSLFVAVILDNLELDEDIKKLKQLKFREQSAEIKETLPFRLRIFEKFPDSPQMTILHRIPNDFMLPKVRESFMKHFVIELETEDSLVENCKRPMSECWESNVVFRKQKPVRIMNKTAKVRAAGSSLRKLAITHIINDSNNQRLMLGDSAMLPVVGTKGGGGLKSQGTITHSKPWRVDQKKFGSRSIRRSVRSGSIKLKQTYEHLMENGDIAAAPRANSGRARPHDLDIKLLQAKRQQAEMRRNQREEDLRENHPFFDTPLFLVPRESRFRKICQKIVHARYDARLKDPLTGKERKVQYKSLHNFLGLVTYLDWVMIFATTLSCISMMFETPNYRVMDHPTLQIAEYGFVIFMSLELALKILADGLFFTPKAYIKDVAAALDVFIYVVSTSFLCWMPLNIPTNSAAQLLMILRCVRPLRIFTLVPHMRKVVYELCRGFKEILLVSTLLILLMFIFASYGVQLYGGRLARCNDPTISRREDCVGVFMRRVFVTKMKLTPGPDESYPAMLVPRVWANPRRFNFDNIGDAMLTLFEVLSFKGWLDVRDVLIKAVGPVHAVYIHIYIFLGCMIGLTLFVGVVIANYSENKGTALLTVDQRRWCDLKKRLKIAQPLHLPPRPDGRKIRAFTYDITQHIIFKRVIAVVVLINSMLLSITWIKGEVHTERLVIVSAVLTFVFVVEVVMKNIAFTPRGYWQSRRNRYDLLVTVAGVIWIILQTILRNDLSYFFGFMVVILRFFTITGKHTTLKMLMLTVGVSVCKSFFIIFGMFLLVFFYALAGTILFGTVKYGEGIGRRANFGSPVTGVAMLFRIVTGEDWNKIMHDCMVQPPYCTLGNNYWETDCGNFTASLIYFCTFYVIITYIVLNLLVAIIMENFSLFYSNEEDALLSYADIRNFQNTWNIVDIHQRGVIPVRRVKFILRLLKGRLECDPQKDRLLFKYMCYELDKLHNGEDVTFHDVINMLSYRSVDIRKALQLEELLAREEFEYLVEEEVAKMTIRTWLEGCLKKIRAQNASKQQNSLIAGLRATNEQPVMRPNVQEDKAPLGAVDKSAISTISGAVAGACPPTSDAFSPTFSSTENEEKDGSSSAVVQLPHSETSIAGTGSSATGVATATGTSSGLGVGPPAVQSTARHVMTVGKRGYALNRSDSTGSSAGRKFLAPTSSDPQQRSTLSDKERLHITSQQRKKNSMTTLPHAGQLGQLAKQRGGGGEATKSSSFFAQLNSEIGQFHYPTINAAAAAAALHGYGHGHGHGHGTHGGHGGHGEHQLHHHHGGALGSPSAMMSQMIGGSGKLLPFNNQANAVYEVHDWWQEQVLCPQTSDDEI; translated from the exons ATGATTGACCGCCTACAAATTCGTCGCTTGGGTGCAGCTGCTAGAAACAAACGAGCAGGAGGCGGggctggaggaggagcagtAGGCAGCGGCGGcgccggcggaggaggaggaggaggagcaggggCGGTACCGGGAGCGTCTGGAGCGGCGGGAACAGGACCGACCACTGGAGCGTCGGCAACAGCGGCCGCCAGCGGATCCAGCGGCAGTGTTGGccaccaccaacaccaccaccattCGCATCCGTATTCCACGAGCGGCATCAACACGCCGGCGACGGCCAGCACCAGTTCCTCCAGCGGCAACAGCTTgacgccgcagcagcagcaacagcagcagcatccacACCATCAGTCCCATCACGGGCACCACTACGCACACCACCAGCAGCATACGCATCACCACGCGCCGTCGCACTCGCAccatccgcatccacatccgcacGGACATCCGCATTCGTATTCACACCTGCGACACTCGCAGCCGGCGTCCGCCAGCCAGTTTAGCTTCAATCCATCGCCGGGTAGCAGTCCTGGCAACGGACTGGGACTGGGCGCTCGTCAGGATGCGGCCAGTGCGCTCAACAGTCCGACGACCATTGTGAACTCCGGtagcggcagcggcggcggcagcagcgtcGCCTTCGGAATGcagccgcaacagcagcagcagtcgttggccggcggaggaggcggtggctcATCGGCGACGGCGGCTCCATCCTCGGGCGGTGGCCACAACAATGGTGCCGGGCTGGGACCGGTCGttggtggcggcggcggtggtctcaATCTGCTCGGCGGACTGGGCGGCATGGGTGGCATGGGCGGCGGAGCAGCTGCCGCCGGCATGGGCATATGTGGCGGCATCAGCAGCACCGTGGGCAGTGCAGCCATCACCGGAGTGCCGCCGATAGGGCTGGGCATTGCCACCGGAATTGGCAACAAGATCATGCTGGGCCGGAAGCAGAGCCTCAAGGGCGGTGAACCCTTCCTGGCGGATTACGGACCGGAGGAATCGCTCAACGAGAGCGCCGACATCGAGTGGGTGAACAAGCTGTGGGTGCGCCGCCTGATGCGACTGTGTGCCCTCGTCTCACTGACCTCCGTATCACTGAACACGCCCAAGACCTTCGAGCGGTATCCGTCGCTGCAGTTCATCACCTTTGCCTCGGACACGGCTGTCACGTTGCTCTTCACCGCCGAGATGATCGCCAAGATGCACATCCGTGGCGTGCTGCAT GGTGAGGTGCCTTACTTAAAAGATCACTGGTGCCAATTCGATGCTTCCATGGTCAGCTTCCTGTGGATTTCGATCATTCTGCAAATCTTCGAGGTGCTGGAGATAGTTCCCAA GTTTTCCTATTTGTCCATTATGAGAGCACCAAGACCCTTGATCATGATCCGCTTCCTACGCGTCTTCCTTAAATTCAGTATGCCAAAAAGCCGTATTAACCAAATCTTCAA ACGTTCGAGCCAGCAAATTTACAATGTAACACTGTTCTTCCTGTTCTTCATGTCTCTATATGGTTTGCTGGGAGTTCAGTTCTTTGGCGAACTGAAAAATCATTGTGTGATGAATAATACGGAGTACGATCTATACAAAAGACC AATTCTGACTATCAATTCACTGGCCATTCCGGATACGTTCTGCTCGATGGATCCCGACTCCGGCTACCAGTGCTCGCCGGGCATGGTTTGCATGAAGATGGACTTCCTGAGCAGCTATGTGATCGGATTTAATGGCTTCGAGGATATTGCGACTAGTATCTTCACCGTTTATCAGGCTGCCTCGCAGGAGGGTTGGGTGTTCATCATGTACCGGGCCATCGATTCACTGCCGGCATGGCGAGCCGCCTTCTACTTCAGCACGATGATCTTCTTCCTGGCGTGGCTGGTGAAGAACGTGTTCATAGCGGTGATCACGGAGACCTTCAATGAGATCCGTGTGCAGTTCCAACAGATGTGGGGGGCGCGAGGGCACATCCAGAAGACGGCCGCGTCGCAGATCCTGAGTGGCAACGATACCGGCTGGCGACTGGTGACCATCGATGACAACAAGCACGGCGGACTGGCGCCGGAAACGTGCCATGCGATCCTGAGATCACCGTACTTTCGCATGCTGGTGATGAGCGTTATCCTGGCCAATGGCATTGTGACGGCCACCATGACCTTCAAGCACGACGGACGACCGAGGGATGTGTTCTACGAGCGGTACTACTACATCGAGCTGGTCTTCACCTGCCTGCTGGACCTGGAGACGCTCTTTAAGATCTATTGCTTGGGCTGGCGTGGATACTACAAGCATTCCATTCATAAGTTCGAGCTGCTCCTGGCCGCCGGAACTACGTTGCACATCGTACCGATGTTCTATCCCTCCGGGCTGACCTATTTCCAGGTGCTGCGGGTGGTGCGACTGATCAAGGCCTCACCGATGCTGGAGGGATTCGTCTACAAGATCTTCGGACCGGGCAAGAAACTCGGCTCACTGATCATCTTCACCATGTGCCTGCTGATCATCAGCTCGAGCATCTCAATGCAGCTGTTCTGCTTCCTCTGCGATTTCACCAAATTCGAATCCTTCCCCGAAGCCTTTATGAGCATGTTCCAGATTCTCACCCAGGAGGCCTGGGTTGAGGTGATGGACGAGACAATGATCCGTACGAGCAAAACTCTCACGCCGCTGGTGGCCGTCTATTTTATACTGTACCATCTGTTCGTTACCCTCATCGTGCTCAGTCTGTTCGTGGCGGTCATTTTGGATAACTTGGAACTGGACGAGGACATCAAGAAGCTCAAGCAGCTTAAGTTCCGCGAACAGAGCGCCGAGATCAAGGAGACGCTGCCCTTCCGCCTGCGCATCTTCGAAAAGTTTCCCGATTCACCACAGATGACCATTTTGCATCGCATCCCCAATGATTTTATGCTGCCCAAGGTGCGCGAGAGCTTCATGAAGCACTTCGTTATCGAGCTGGAGACGGAGGACTCGCTGGTCGAGAACTGCAAGCGACCCATGTCCGAGTGCTGGGAGTCCAATGTGGTCTTCCGCAAGCAGAAGCCCGTCCGGATCATGAACAAGACGGCCAAAGTCCGGGCCGCCGGGAGTAGTCTGCGCAAATTGGCCATCACGCATATCATTAA TGACAGCAACAACCAACGCCTGATGCTGGGCGACTCGGCCATGTTGCCCGTGGTTGGGACGAAGGGCGGCGGTGGACTGAAATCGCAGGGCACCATCACGCACTCGAAGCCGTGGCGCGTGGACCAAAAGAA GTTTGGCTCCCGCTCCATCCGTCGCAGCGTGCGCTCCGGTTCCATTAAGCTGAAGCAGACGTACGAGCATCTCATGGAGAATGGTGACATTGCTGCCGCGCCACGTGCCAATTCTGGACGTGCCCGTCCCCACGATCTGGACATTAAGTTGCTGCAGGCGAAGCGACAGCAGGCGGAGATGCGGCGCAACCAAAGGGAGGAGGATCTGCGCGAGAATCATCCATTCTTCGACACACCGCTCTTTCTGGTGCCGCGCGAGAGTCGCTTCCGGAAGATTTGCCAAAAGATCGTGCATGCCCGCTACGATGCCCGACTCAAGGATCCGCTGACCGGCAAGGAGCGCAAGGTCCAGTATAAAAGCCTGCA CAACTTTCTCGGTCTGGTCACCTATCTGGACTGGGTGATGATATTCGCGACGACTCTCTCCTGCATCTCGATGATGTTCGAGACACCCAATTACCGGGTGATGGATCATCCGACGCTGCAGATCGCCGAGTACGGGTTCGTTATTTTCATGAGCCTAGAGCTGGCGCTGAAGATTCTGGCCGATGGCCTCTTCTTCACGCCGAAGGCTTATATCAAGGATGTGGCCGCCGCACTGGATGTGTTCATCTATGTGGTGTCCACGTCGTTCTTGTGCTGGATGCCCCTGAATATACCAACCAACTCGGCGGCCCAGCTCCTGATGATCCTGCGCTGCGTGCGACCGCTGCGAATCTTCACCCTGGTGCCCCATATGCGAAAGGTGGTGTACGAGTTGTGCCGCGGCTTCAAGGAGATCCTGCTCGTATCCACGCTGCTCATCCTCCTAATGTTCATCTTCGCCAGCTACGGTGTCCAGTTGTACGGCGGACGCTTGGCCCGCTGCAATGATCCCACGATCTCGCGGCGGGAGGATTGCGTCGGTGTGTTCATGCGACGCGTTTTTGTGACCAAAATGAAGTTGACCCCGGGTCCGGATGAGTCCTATCCGGCGATGCTGGTGCCGCGAGTGTGGGCCAATCCAAGGCGTTTTAACTTCGATAACATTGGAGATGCCATGCTGACGCTGTTCGAGGTGCTCTCCTTCAAGGGATGGCTGGACGTGCGCGATGTTCTGATCAAGGCCGTGGGTCCG GTACATGCCGTCTATATCCACATCTATATATTCTTGGGCTGCATGATCGGTCTGACTTTGTTCGTGGGCGTGGTCATTGCCAATTATTCGGAGAACAAGGGCACCGCCCTGCTGACCGTCGACCAGCGGCGTTGGTGTGACCTCAAGAAGCGTCTGAAGATCGCCCAGCCGCTCCATCTGCCACCCAGACCCGATGGCCGGAAGATCCGTGCCTTCACCTACGACATCACCCAGCATATCATCTTCAAGAGGGTCATCGCAGTGGTGGTCCTGATCAACAGTATGCTGCTCAGCATCACG TGGATCAAGGGAGAGGTGCATACGGAACGCCTGGTGATCGTCAGTGCGGTATTGACCTTTGTCTTTGTGGTTGAGGTGGTGATGAAGAACATTGCCTTTACACCGCGGGGCTATTGGCAATCTAGGCGCAATCGCTATGACCTCCTCGTCACCGTTGCCGGTGTGATTTGGATTATATTGCAGACCATTCTGCGG AACGATCTGTCCTACTTCTTCGGCTTCATGGTGGTCATCCTGCGCTTCTTCACCATCACCGGCAAGCACACCACACTGAAGATGCTCATGTTGACCGTGGGCGTGTCTGTATGCAAGTCCTTCTTCATTATCTTTGGCATGTTTCTGCTAGTCTTCTTCTATGCGCTGGCCGGAACGATTCTCTTCG GCACGGTCAAATACGGCGAGGGGATCGGTCGACGGGCTAATTTTGGTTCACCCGTCACCGGGGTGGCCATGCTCTTCCGGATCGTCACCGGCGAGGATTGGAATAAGATCATGCACGACTGCATGGTCCAGCCGCCGTACTGCACCTTGGGCAACAACTACTGGGAGACGGATTGTGGCAACTTCACCGCCAGCCTGATATACTTCTGCACCTTCTACGTGATCATCACATATATCGTGCTCAACTTGCTAGTGG CTATTATCATGGAGAACTTTTCCCTCTTCTACTCCAACGAAGAGGATGCCCTGCTTTCGTATGCGGATATACGCAACTTCCAGAACACCTGGAACATTGTGGACATCCATCAGCGTGGAGTGATACCCGTGCGCCGGGTGAAGTTCATCCTGCGGCTGCTGAAGGGACGACTCGAGTGCGATCCGCAAAAGGATCGCCTGCTGTTCAAGTACATGTGCTATGAGCTGGACAAGCTGCACAACGGCGAGGATGTTACCTTTCACGATGTCATCAA CATGCTGAGCTATCGCTCCGTGGACATCCGGAAGGCActgcagctggaggagctACTGGCGCGCGAGGAGTTCGAGTACCTGGTTGAGGAGGAGGTGGCCAAGATGACCATTCGCACCTGGCTGGAGGGGTGCCTTAAAAAGATTAGGGCCCAAAATGCCAGC AAGCAGCAAAATTCGCTGATCGCTGGCCTGCGGGCAACCAACGAACAGCCGGTGATGCGGCCAAATGTCCAGGAGGACAAGGCTCCCCTTGGTGCGGTGGACAAGTCGGCGATCAGCACTATCAGTGGAGCAGTGGCCGGCGCCTGTCCGCCAACCAGTGACGCCTTTTCGCCGACCTTTAGCTCCACGGAAAACGAGGAGAAGGACGGCAGCAGCAGTGCGGTGGTGCAGTTGCCCCACTCGGAGACATCGATAGCCGGAACCGGAAGTTCAGCGACAGGTGTAGCGACAGCTACGGGGACTTCATCGGGACTGGGCGTAGGACCACCGGCTGTTCAGTCCACCGCTCGCCATGTGATGACGGTTGGCAAACGGGGCTATGCCCTCAATCGATCCGATTCAACGGGCAGTTCGGCGGGCAGGAAATTCCTGGCACCCACCTCCAGTGATCCCCAGCAGCGTTCGACGCTGAGCGACAAGGAGCGGTTGCACATCACCAGTCAGCAACGGAAGAAGAACTCGATGACCACATTGCCACATGCCGGCCAACTGGGTCAGTTGGCCAAGCAAcgtggcggtggtggtgagGCCACCAAATCGTCCAGTTTCTTTGCCCAGCTTAACAGCGAGATTGGCCAGTTCCATTATCCGACAATAAACGCTGCAGCCGCCGCAGCTGCCCTGCATGGCTATGGACATGGgcatggccatggccatgggACTCATGGCGGTCATGGTGGACATGGGGAGCACCAGCTGCATCATCACCATGGCGGCGCCCTGGGCAGTCCGTCGGCCATGATGAGCCAAATGATTGGTGGCAGTGGCAAGCTGTTGCCGTTCAATAACCAGGCGAATGCCGTCTACGAGGTACACGACTGGTGGCAGGAACAGGTCCTGTGTCCGCAGACCAGCGATGACGAGATCTAG